One Fictibacillus halophilus genomic window, GATATAACCCTAGTTTTTCTGATTCTGTTTCTAACATCCTCATTTCCCATAATTTATCTAAGAATTCATTTTCACCATCAAATGCTTCTAATCGCTTTTCTTCCATTCTTCTTATAATGTTTTGAACCTTAGGAGAACTTGGGTCTGTGTGTACAAACCGTTTTAACTGCCCAATAAGTGCTATCCATTCTAAAGAATCTGCATTGTCGCTAGTCATGTTTGGAACCTTCTCCCACAGCTTTAATTCTCTTTCTTTAAACAATGACTTTCTATATTTCTGCTGAAGTTCTTTATTGCTATTGGCTAACTGCATGACCTTTTGAATGGCAATCTCATGATTCTCATCTTCAATCGCCATTCCATGTATTAATTCCCTTAGCGCACTCTCCATTTTGTTTAAGTTTTCTTGCTCTTGTTTTACATAAGAAAGTTGATTTCTTAGGCTATCTGACCAATCCCATTCACTCGAATTCAACATATTCTTAATCTCGTTTAAACGAAAACCAATCTGTTTCATGAATTGAATGTGTTGTAGCTTCTTCAAATCACCATTGCTATAGAGACGGTGTCCACCTTCCGTTTTGGAAGTTGAATGTAATAAGCCTATCTGATCGTAATGACGCAGTGTTCTGACTGTAACCCCTGTCATCTCACTTACCTTATGAATGTGCAGCATTCGATAAATCCACCTTTCATTACAACCTCATTTAAGTGATTATTTTCTTATAAATGTTTTCAGCAAGTAACCTGTTCCTAAACCAATAAGAACACCAGCAAACGCTTGATCGATGATTAACCCAACACCTGCTCCGAGAATGACACATCCATAAATAACCACATCTTCACGTTTCATCTCATCATCCTTTTCATGTAAAGTCGTTATCTATTAGTATACAAAATGACGTTACGTCAGTTTCAAGCGTTTTTCATTTCACAAGTGTGTGAAAAATAAAAAAAGATCTATCAACGGTAGATAGATCCACTTGCATTAAACATTCATTCTTTCTCTGGCAGATTGAGTCTCTTTAGTTACAGAAGCTACCGAAAAGGCTTTTCCGAGTCCCGTTGTTGGCATATTGTTATAAATGGCTTCTGCACCATGATTTACAATGTTATAGCTTTCGTGAAAAACACCAACACTGCCATCGTTACCGATATTCTTGTTGAATGCTTTCCATGCGACTAAGTGCGTTTGACCATGTGCATATGCTTCGAGTTGATCAAAGCTTTTCCAATATTGAATAAGTGTTACTCTTCTCCAACTAAAATGAAATTCTGTATGCAAAAAACCGATCTCTGGGTTTTGATACAATTCTCTTATCATCGGCCCCATTGCTTTAAATACAGTGATCCATTTAGTAAAAGAAAATATCTTATTCACACGCATCCCTATTACAAATACCACAAAATCTCCCTTCACCTCTGCCACGTATCTTCCTTTATGAATAATTGTCACAATCTTTATCCCCTTTATAATCCATTTACTTAAAATTAACATTAAATGGAATTGGATGTTAGAATAAATACAAACAGTAAAAACGAATTTTTTAATACCAGAAAGTAAACGGTTGTCCACATACTATGAATAGGATGAGGTGCATATATGAAGAATACATACTCAAACATTACGGGTGAAACTTTTGGGACGAGTTTTTTGCGAGGTGAATTTCAAACGATTTATGAACAAACAATGAGTAGCTTTAAGGAAATCGTGACGCTGGATCAATTTATAGAATTATCCTCTTCTTTTAATTTAGGTGTTAAACACTACACCCCTGAAATGGAAACACTTCTTACCAATCAGTTAAGGCAATTCTTATGGCTAGATAACGAGAAAGATAAAGCAATCAGTGTCGTTTTTGATGATGAGAATTCCATACATGGGATCTTGCTTGCACCATTTGTCACTTATCCTGAAACGGACAATCAGCTTACGAAGAACACTTTCATGATGCCGATAAACGAAGAATGGTTTGTATTTTGGGGAGGAGCGAATCAATTTATCAATTACCATTATGAATATGAAGAGCAAAGATACGCTTACGACTTAGTCATTGTGAAAGACGGGAAATCTTCTAAAGATGCTGCAACATCCAATGAAAGTTATTACGCTTTTAATAAAGAAGTTGTATGTCCCTGTGAAGGAAGAGTAGTAAAAGTAGTAGACACCATTGAGGATAATATTCCAGGGAAAATGAATCCTTCTAAACCTGAAGGCAATTATGTAATCATTCAACACGCAAACGAGGAGTATAGTATGATTGCGCATTTTAAACAGAATTCTATTGTTGTAGAGGAAGGTCAGTACATCAAACAAGGTCAATTATTAGGGTTATGTGGAAATTCAGGAAATTCATCTGAGGCTCATATTCATTTTCAGGTCATGAATGCACCTAATTATCACAATGGTAAGTCCATTCGCATTCGCTTTCATGAAAATAATGAACCCGTACAAGGCAATGTTGTGAAACCTTTAACCATTAAAACTAGTGAATGACTAGCATGTCCATTTTAATAGTCTGATTATAACTTTAAGTGGATGATATTTAAATCATCCACTTTTCATTTTTATTGTCCTGATTCAAATTTAAATTTTTCAAGAAGCACCCAATTATCTCTCTACAAAATCTACTAAAGTAAATAAAAATAAGGCCTTTAGCTCAGCTTATTTCTAATCAATTTCTCTAAAGTCGCGACCTTGTCTTGAAGATCATCTATTTCTTTCTGCATTTTTTCTTTTTCTTGGTCGGATGTAAAATCATCTACCTGCGACTGAAAATCATCAGCGTTATCAACATCTAATTGTATAATTGCTCCAATTGTTGCTACCGCATCTCCAACTGACGCAAGTACGCCTCCTATAATACCAAGAATTGTTCCCGTGTTGTTTGGTGGCTTATATTGAAATGTGTCTGAATTATTATTACTATTATTTACAGTACCTACTGATGAAGGACCTGGGTACACATAAGGATTTCGATTCTTTTTCACGTGACTCACTCCAAGAAGATAAGTAATGCTGATTCCCTATTTCTATGCGTTGTATCTTTAAAATGTACATTGTACTGATATAAGTATTATTTCATTTCCCATTAGGAAACATGGGTAGGTACTTATTTTCCTGACTTATTTTTCAAACTCTTCTCTTGAACGGCAGTTATCACTTGATCAAGTTCTTGACTTTTTTTTACTACATCTGGATTTGAAAGACTTCCTTTTTCATTTGCCAACAAACTCAATTCATCTTTTAATTTTAATTCTTTATCTTCTAAATACTTTTCTCTATTCAAATCTTACACCCATATTCTTTAGTAATGATGTTCTATTCCCTACCCAAAAGTTTTATTTGTATATTTAAATGTTCTACGCAAAAAATTAAGTAAAGTTCCTTTCGTTGTTCATTACCTATAATTATTTGAATAACTTCCTTATTCAATCAATCAAAATTGATTGAACATTTTAGAAATTTTATGGTAACATTTATAAAAATAAACAAATAAGTATAAGTATACATATTTTGGAATGTTTAATGGGGTGACCTTATGTCAGTTGTATTAAATAAATTTTACGACAACAAGAAAGGATATTTTCACCTCCCTGTTGTGTGGCGAGAAGAGTTTCAGTTTCAGATTGGGGAAAAAGTAGGCGTTGATGTTGAAGACGGGAAAATCATCATTGATAAGACAAAAGAGAGACGCTTTACTCCCATCATCGGAGTAAAAGGAAGACTTACTATTCCCATTGAAATCAGACAAGAATTAAAAAGCCATACCTATCAATTAGTCGCGATACAAGAAACCGAACAGTTTATCTTAACTCCTGCCTGATGAAAGAGTAAAATTAGTGGATATATGGTGAAAAAGTACATAAATTCATAAAAAGGCTTCTTTCATTGAAGTATTTTTTTATTTAATGTATATAATCTGGTTATACAAATAAACATAGAAAACATTTTGGTTTATAAAAAATACCTGTTCCCTCTCCTTTTCACTCACACACGGGATTTCGATATGGTTAATCATTCATGGGAATTTACGAAAATTAGATTTGCTTCTTGTACTTTATTGACCTTTCTCCCTTAATCTTTTAAAATCCATTGAGCAGCGGAAAATAATTTTGTTTTTTATCCGCATTCTATTGGTATAGTGTAAGAGTGGGAGTTGAAAGAATGTTTAATTTAGAATTGCTTAATAAGTTACCTGTAAAAATCTTAATTGTAGCTCTACTAATTGTAATAACTGCTTATTTCATTCGAAAATCAGTTCAGCTTTTCTTTGACAAGACAAGTTTTTTAGATGAAAATCGCGAAGAAACGTTGATGCATTTTACAGACCAAGTCCTTAAAGTACTTGGATTGGTGTTCTTCTTCATTTATGTACTTAGTCATTTCTTCAATCTAACGAGACTTGTTACAGGTTCAGTCGTTGTAGCCGGTGCCTTGGCATTGATCTTTCAACATATTATCAGAGATTATATTATGGGACTCGCTTACTTGTTTGAAAGACAGATCAACCTTGGTGATTATGTAATCATTAACGGAAACAAACAAGGAAAAATTGAGGAAATCAGTGTACGTCACCTGAAGATTCGTCAATACGACGGTTATCTTTACACTGTTTCTTATGGAAGTATCATCGAGCTCCAAAACGGTAACCGCGGTATGCGCCGTGTGAACGAAAGTCTTATCCTCAACTACAGACAAAACCCTGACGAGGCTTTTAAAGTGATGGAAGAAGTAGCAAGAACGTGCAATGAGAAATACAGTGATTACCTCTTAAAAGATTTGGACGGTAATCCGGTGGAAGCTTTTAAATTCAACCAAATTACCGAATTAAACGTTGATTATAAAGGACACCGGTATTCGCTTTCCGGCATCGTAAAGGAAGCGTATTTTGTGGATGCTAGTAAACGAGTTAGGTATGAACTAGCGCTCGCAGCTTATGTAAATCAGTTGTCGATGGCCGAAAACGGTGAAATGGAATTAGATAAACGCACCGATTCTCAAGCATCTCATTAAGAAAAAGATATGTTGAAGCAGGCTGTAAGAATTGCAGCCTGCTTTTAATACAAATTAATTTTCTATATCCTCTTCATTAATAACGGCAAGAACCTGATGATCTTCCCACCTGCCATTTATCTTTACATTTTTCTTTGAAATTCCTTCTTTATGAAATCCGGTTTTCAGTAATATTTTGATGGATCCGACATTGTGTGGCATCACTTCTGCTTCTATTCGATGAAGTTTAAGCTCGGTAAACGCAAAGTCTATAATAAGCGGAAGCGCTTCTGTCATATACCCTTTACCGTTATGGACTTTATCAAGAGAATAACCTACCATCCCTTTTTGCGCAGGTCCTCTCTCAATCTTGAACAGACCAATCTGTCCGATTAGTTCATGTGTACCATGAAGGAAGATTCCAAAAGAATACCCAATATCCTTTTCTTTCCGTTCCTCAATCTCATTTAATCGTCTTTGCTGCCCTTCTAACGAATAGAAGTCTGAATCTCGATCTGGTGCATATTGCTGAAAAAATTCCTTGTTCCTCATTTCGATATCAAATAAAGCTTGCAGATCAATGATTGTTAGAGGCTTAATATAAATGTTCTTCATCATGTGTCCCCCATGCTCGATAGTTACCATATTAAAGTTCAACTCAGATAAAATTAATCCTCCTTGTATGAAGTTGAATACCTCGATGTTTAACATATGTACAAAATTTGTAGAAGTTTAATTAAAGTAATGATATATTATTATTAACAGAGAGACCTTTTAGGAGAGAAAATATGAATACAAAATTAAATACGTGGATTCAAAAACACAATTTAGATTTACAATGGCTGCAAGAAACTAGTAAGTTTCCTTCCTATCAAGTGGAGAAACTGTTAAACGATCCTCTCTATAAACCAGACGGAACAACGATGAGAGTTGTATTAAGTATTGTTAAAAAGAAAGAAGACTCAGCGAAATTAAGTGATTTTTGGGATGTTTAAAAATAGGACGATTCCTTATAATTTTTAAAAATAGTGACTTGTCTAGATCATTTTACCCTCCGACTGCATCTACTAAAGTATGAAATGTAGGAGGTGCTATCTTGGGTAAAGACAAGCATTGTAAGAAAAAGAAGAAAAAAGTAATCTGTTGTGATCCTGTTTATATTATTGAGGATTCATATACAGAGAAAGAAGTTACTTTCGTTCATCCGATCATTCGTGTAAAACGTGAACACATTAAGTATGTTCGCCGTGACGTTTATGAGGAGAAAGTAATCAAAGAAGTAATCGATCCTGGTTCTCCAACTAAATGTGATTGCAATAAAAAGCACAAAAAATGTAAGAAAAAAAGCAAAAAGAAGTAATTTCCAAGTATAATTACTCTTTCATAATCGAACCCCCGACAATAGGTTTCGGGGGTTTTGCTTTGTCGGAAATCTTAACCACCTGTAATGGCTCATGTCACAAAAAATTAGGCATAAGTATGCTACGCTATCTTGCCAAATTCACCTCTAAAGATTCTTCTTACTCACACAAGTAATTCTTGCTTTTGATATACTGTTTACGTACATAAAAATTTAAGATTTTTCTATCTATTGTAGGAGTTGAGTGAACAAATGAATCATAATTTTAAGGCCATTGTTGGTGAAGGTAATCCTGAGTTAGATCAGCGGCTTTCTGATGAATTGGATAAAGTGAACGCTGCAGCTACGGCTGGCATCTCTCCTGCTCGAGAGTTGTCTGTACAAATTTTAGATAGTCAAGGTCAGCTTGCAGCCGGTATGAGTGGATGGACTTGGGGCGTAGCTGCTGGTATCGCTATGACATGGGTCCGTGAAGATGTGAGAAAAGACGGTCTTGGCACAAAATTGCTACATGATTTTGAACAAGTAGCTCTAGAACGAGGTTGTACACACGTATTTACTACTTCATTCACATTTCAAGCACCTGGTTTCTATGAACGACATGGTTATGAAGAATTGTTTCGTTGGCAAGGATTACCGACTCCAGAAGCAGCAGACGTTCATTTTCGAAAGGACTTGGTCCCCCTTAACAAAAAGTAAGTTTGTCAGTACCTATAATTAACTTCTTGATACAAACTAAAAAGGAGAGAACGACCTCTCTCCTTTTTTTATTTCTAGCTTTGTATTTACCATTTTAAATCTGATTCATATCCTAATTCAATGAGCAATTCTCCAGCCTTCTCTTTAAAAGCAAGTATAATCTCTTCATCAAACTCCTCTTTCCAATTTCCAATCGTCCCTTTTCTAAACGTAGCAGAGTCTTGAGTCGATATATTTTCTTTCGCACTTTTAATGGTGGTCTGATCGAGGTTTTCAGTTTCCTCTTCTGTAATAAACTGAACGATCTTCTGAACCGATTGGTCTAATGAACCTTCACTTCTTAATAGATCTTCAAATTTAATGGAAAGTACGTTAGGTGCCGATAACCATCCTTTAAATTCAGAAAACCAATCATGAATATCTTGATGACCTAATTCAGGAATACCTCTTATGATAGATAGCATTCGTTCTTTTTTGGAAAGCTGTTTACTTTGGAAGTATTGATGAAGTGGAGCGTTTATCTTCTCAATGTAATAGTTATAAGAAACAACAACATCTCGTAAGTCTCGATACAGGAAAATTTGTTTCATATTGAGATCTTGAAGAAGACTTGCCCATGGTGGGGAATAATAGATATGTCCAGACAAAAACTCATTATTTCTTAGTTTCACTAACTCGTCCTGATGTTCCTTTAATTGTTCGGATACACCTTCATATAGATGCAGGTTTTGATCATATGTGATGGAGTGTATCCCTGTTAAGATTTGAAACATCAAGTGTGTTCCACTTTTAGGAAACGAATTAAAGAAAAAAGGGCTTATTGTTTTTTTATTCATTTTTATAGATCACCTTTTCTATTTACATGACATGCCTTTTTATTTTATTCCTTCCTTCTCCATCTTGTTTGTACAATCGCCTGAAACGACATATTTTACGCTAATGAAAAAAGAATTGATGGATACATACACTTTTATTACTAAACGTACGAACTATTTAAAGCAAGACCTTAACCCCTAATTGTTAGCAGAATGAAACCGAGAAAAAAGGCAGGGATACACTCTCCCCGCCTTTTTTCAATGCACATTTTATTTAGAATCTCTTAAAATCCAATTCGGTACGGCTTTAATATAGATTAACTCACCAATCAGCTCAACAATTGTTTGGGTCACGATCACCGCTACTGCTAATGTTCTCCACGATTCTGGTAAAGCAAGCGCTAAGGGGAGAACGACGAGAGAATTTCTTGTTCCCATACTGAAAATCAGGGCTCTTCCTGCGCCTATATCTAAAGTAAATACGCGTACGATAAAGCGACCAACTATCGGCATGATGATTAAGAATAAGACGTAGATCGGAACAACTCGAATGATACTATCAAAATCATTGTAGACCTTCCCAATTTGTGAAGCGACGACGACGATTAAGACGAAAGCCATAAACGGAACCGGTAACCATGCTGTTAATGTTAACACTTTGTCACCGATTTCCTGCTTTTTCGCCCAGAGCTGTGTAACAATCGCTACTAGTAGAGGAACCACGATCATCAAGAGAAACGCTTCTAAAAATGGCCCAATCTGCACGACTGATATCATCTCTTTACCAATCAATAGCCATAAATAAAGAGGAAGCAGCAATATTTGGACAACAAACAAAAGAGGTGTTGCCGCCAGTATCAACTTCTCGTTACCTTTTCCTAGCTGAGTAAAGACGATTACATAATCAATACACGGAGAAAGAAGAACTAAGCAAATTCCTAATAATAGCGGTGGAGACTGTGGAAATATCGGTGTCAGTCCCCATACAACGATTGGTACGATTACAAAATTTCCGACGAGTAAAGCTAGCATGAATTTAACGTTTGAAACAGCTTCTCTTAGTCTTAAAAAAGGAATTTGAGTAAACATTCCATACAAGAGAATAGCGATTAGTGGAGAGATCATCCATTGAAGTCCAGCTCCGATACTCTCAAACGCAGAACCGATACAACCTCCTATTATTAAAGCAATACCATAAATCCATATTTGTTGGTTCTCTAAACCTTCCCTCGTGATCATTTTATAACTCCCTTTTATTAAAGATCTACCACTTACAATTATGTCATATAACATCCACTCTCTTTTAAGTTATTAATATACCACTCTCATATTAAATAAAAAAGAACCGCCAAATTTCAGACGGTCCTACGAATGTAAACGATTTGATTAAACTTGTTAAGCACGTTCCAACACTTTGGCCAGCATACGGTGAACAACCTCATGATCGCGCGGATCGTGCAATCGGTACTCTTCACCTGGAAGCGTATACCACTCTGCAGCCCCCGCGTATGTGATAGCAAGCTTCAGCATACCTTCTTCATTACAGCTTGTCTTAAGCTCGAGCTCCCCGCTGATTACGCCGACCTCTGTCGTCATTACGCCATGAGTTGCAGTAAAGACAGTTGATTTCTCTTCCATTGGAGCAGCTCCCTTCTTTAAAACAAGTTGGTACATAGTTTATACAATAAATTTCTTAATACGTGCAAGTGTTAAGCATGCTTTGAAGTTGTGTTTTTTCCGCTGATTGAAGATTCAAGCCCCAGTTGTACTTTGTTTGTATCCACCATTTTGCGTATCCACAATGAGCAGCAGTACGAGTAGGCTTCCAAGTTGATGGATCTTGGTCTCCTTTTGATCGATTTGAACTTGCTGTCACGGCAATAAGTTGTGGCCCTGTAAGGTCGTTCGCAAAATCCTCACGTTTGGCAGTCGTCCAGCTGTTTGCTCCAGAACGCCAAGCTTCAGCTAATGCCACGACATGATCAATATCTAGATCAGATGGATTCGTAATCGTTACACCATCATAATAGCTGTACCAGCTACCAGAGGTTACAGGACAGTTCCCGCTAAAAGAGTCGGCATCACGCTTGAGAACAACTTGGCGTGTATCACATCCCCCACCTTGACTCGACCAGTGTGGAAACAGATCACGTGAATAGCCAGTCATTGAACCTTCTGTCTTAACAACCAATGCGTTCAACTGAGATTGTGCAGCAGATTTAGTAGGTGTTCCAGGTGGTAGTGCCCATGCCTTTTGATGATCATCAGATGAAACAATAACAAAAGACATCACCAGAGTAAAAACAAACGAACACAACATCGATTTCTTCAACATGCTTAATCCTCCAATATGTAATTTTTTGAATCGTTATCATTTTATAACATATCTATACGAAGTGGTATTTGGTATTTTGCAATTAAACATAATCTAGACCTTTGATATAGGTGGATAGTCTGGTTTTTATCGGCCGATTCTTCTTCTAAAAACCATTATAGTAAAATACGATTATTCCTGTGTGGTCATTTACTATTTCATCGCAGGTTGTTTTTCTCCTGGTAAGGGAGCCGGATCCATGCTTTGGTCGTTTGGTGATAAATCAATTCCATAATCCTTTGCAAACACCATGTGTGTATCTTTTAGAACGTTTTCGTGGTTCAGATCCAAGTTAAAGACACGAGCTCCACGGAGTCGGTTCTTCTCTTCCCCAGGAAGTCCGTATGTTCCGAATCCTGCGCTTCCGCCATAACCTAGCATAATGCCATAATAGTTTCCGGCATACGTGTTGATGTGGTCATGTCCACAAAATACACCTTTTACATCACCACGGTGCTGCATAGCTGAAAATAATCCAGAGTTGATCGGACCAGGACATTCATCTTCATTTCTCTCACCTGTAATCTGATGTTTGTTCATTGCTCGTGTATGATCAGTTTCCGTGCGGCTATCTACACTCGCATACCACATATAGCGGTGTTCCCAAAGCGGAATATGTATGAACATGAGAGAAGGCACTTTAAAGCCAAAACGGTTTTCGATCCTTTGTGACGTTTCGTTGTACCAACTGACTTGGTCAAAGCGAACCCAATCCCAAGTTGGATAACCTTCAAAATTTTGCCCCGCAATCTCTTTTGGTGCGTACCGTCCGCTGTCCATCAACCAGAAATTAAAAGCTGGCTTCTTCCCTTTCGCGTCCCAAACAAGAAGATTCATGTTCCCAGTTCCTGTGATGTTTTTTGCTCCCTTATCGTTCACATTGTGTTTGTAAGATTGATAGAAAGCTAACATCTTCTTCTCGTCCACACCGTTTTTCGGAGTAGAATCTTCATCATGATTTCCGAATGTAACCGCCCACTTAATGGCTCTTCTTTCCATCGGCCCCGCAACATTGTTCATCGCCTGTTTCATTTCTAGTTCCGTGTCACATCCGCCGGTGATATTATCCCCGTTCAGTACAACAAAATCGGGTTTCTCGGCATCTAGCACTTTTTCCATCAACTCAATTGTTCGGCGGTCGATGCGCTCATCATCTTGTGTATCGTTAAACTGAACGACCTTGAATGTTCCATCGGAATGAAACTTTAGAACTTTTTCTTCTTTTCGATCTGCCTGAACTTTTTCAGTGAATAAGTTGGATGTATCACCGAGCGAACCTAGTGTTAATGCCAACGTGCTCGCTCCTCCAATCTTAATAAAATCGCGACGATTCACTTGTTTAGAACTCATTTTGCTCCCCCTCCGTGATTATGTATGTTGGTTTGTTACTTGTTTAAGAGTAGCAAGAGAATTTTTAGGTAGTGTGATTGAGTTGTAAAAGTTATGTGAGTGTAGTAGTTGAGAGATTTTACAAATGGGTGCCCCCATAAAGCTAGTTTTATGAAGTATAATAAACGGTCTACCATGGGGGTATACAGCTCGCAGGAATTGTCGAGAATTAGCGACTCGCCGATATATGTCCAAAACTCGCCGTATTATTGCCAAAATTTCTAGAATTATTTTATGAAGTTCATGAATTAAGAGGTTTAATACCCCGGTTAGTATATAACATCAATCCCATTCAGCTCTCTAAATTGTCTCTAATTACATACTTTCAGCTAGATACTACTCGTTTACGCAAAAAATGCTCTCATGCAGCATCTTTTTCCTAATAAACCGTCCACTATCACATTGAAATTATTCAGATTTGCTCACGGTCTGTGTTTATCCACAAACACAGGCTGTTTCTATTTCCAACACCCAATCCTGTAACGATGGACAGACTGTATCCATATTTTATTAGGAGGAATTTGAGCAGAGATTCTCTACTCGTTCTAGATCTGACAAAAAACAAGGAGGTGTTTGTATTGGACAATAAACACCAATGGAATTTGGATGGATTAAGTACTGGAGACTTTCAAGTTAGTGGCGGTCAGCCACATCATCCCCAAGAGCAGCAAGCACAAGACCCTCGTCTTATCGTTCCAGGCTGTGTAATCGGAATCTGTTTTAACTTTTGTGGAGGTTGCGCAGGCTGTGTCGGATGCGGTGGATGTGGTGGATGCGGCGGTTGTGCTGGTCGTTGTGGAGGCTGTGGCGGTTGTGGAGGCTGCGCTGGTCGTTGTGGTGGTTGCGGTGGACGCTGTGGCGGATGCGGCGGACGTTGCGGAGGCAGATAATCAGATAAATGCATTCTTAGAAGAAATTTCAGGGGGCTTTGCTCAAACTTTTGAGCTTCAGTCCTCTTTTATTTTTGCTAACCGTAACTCGTTTTACTTTTGCATAAACCGGCTCTTAATGACGAAGTGACATAATGGACAAGCAGAACTCATAGACATAGATGATGAGCATTAGGTTAAGGAGGGGTATCATGCCAGGCGTCACTCTCTCAATGCGTTTGAAAATGAACAGAGACACGTTCGTCTATCCGCAAAATAACGGAGGCGTTTATCTCCGTAATAACGTCACCTCTATTCAAATGGAAGGAAATACAATCGATCAATGGCTGGAAAAATTAATGCCCATGCTAGATGGCAGCCGATCATTGGAGGACATTACGGATGGTCTGCCTGATCCATATAAAGAACAAGTCTTAAAAATTACTGATGTGTTATATACGAATGGTTTTGTTCGTGATACGAGCCAGGATCTACCGCACCAGCTTTCTGCTGCAGTCTTAGAAAAATATGCGTCACAGATTGAATTTATCGATTACCTTAGTCATTCAGGTGCGCACCGATTTCAAAACTATCGTGAGTCAAAGATCGCTGTAATAGGCTTTGGTCCACTTCTCTCTTCACTCACACAATCATTATTACAATCAGGGCTTCCTGCGTTCACAATTCTTCATACGAACGTTCAACAAAGTGAAATGAAGAAATTGCAGAGCCATATTAAATCTGCAACAAGTACTGATTCGGAAACTTCTATTACCCTTTTACCGTTTAATATCAACACCTGTATCAATGATCTAGCAAACTTTGATTATGTTGTTTACGGAAATGAAGACAATAATCCAGAACAGCTATTAATGATTCAAAACATATGTAGCAATCAATCAAAATCTTTCCTGCCGGTTACGCTACATGAGGATCAAGCATTTGTCGGTCCTTTTGTTTCATCGGATTCGGCGGCATGCTGGAAAACAGCTTCTTTACGATTAGGCAAGCATGACAACGAAAAGAATCGAAGCACATCATCAAGCACTGCTTCTAACCTACTCGCGAATGTAGCTGTTTTTATGTTGTTTAAGAAGATAACCGGCGTTCAG contains:
- a CDS encoding MerR family transcriptional regulator → MLHIHKVSEMTGVTVRTLRHYDQIGLLHSTSKTEGGHRLYSNGDLKKLQHIQFMKQIGFRLNEIKNMLNSSEWDWSDSLRNQLSYVKQEQENLNKMESALRELIHGMAIEDENHEIAIQKVMQLANSNKELQQKYRKSLFKERELKLWEKVPNMTSDNADSLEWIALIGQLKRFVHTDPSSPKVQNIIRRMEEKRLEAFDGENEFLDKLWEMRMLETESEKLGLYPIDQDVLLFMNSAYEIFITKKA
- a CDS encoding DUF4188 domain-containing protein translates to MLILSKWIIKGIKIVTIIHKGRYVAEVKGDFVVFVIGMRVNKIFSFTKWITVFKAMGPMIRELYQNPEIGFLHTEFHFSWRRVTLIQYWKSFDQLEAYAHGQTHLVAWKAFNKNIGNDGSVGVFHESYNIVNHGAEAIYNNMPTTGLGKAFSVASVTKETQSARERMNV
- a CDS encoding M23 family metallopeptidase, which produces MKNTYSNITGETFGTSFLRGEFQTIYEQTMSSFKEIVTLDQFIELSSSFNLGVKHYTPEMETLLTNQLRQFLWLDNEKDKAISVVFDDENSIHGILLAPFVTYPETDNQLTKNTFMMPINEEWFVFWGGANQFINYHYEYEEQRYAYDLVIVKDGKSSKDAATSNESYYAFNKEVVCPCEGRVVKVVDTIEDNIPGKMNPSKPEGNYVIIQHANEEYSMIAHFKQNSIVVEEGQYIKQGQLLGLCGNSGNSSEAHIHFQVMNAPNYHNGKSIRIRFHENNEPVQGNVVKPLTIKTSE
- a CDS encoding Spo0E family sporulation regulatory protein-aspartic acid phosphatase; the protein is MNREKYLEDKELKLKDELSLLANEKGSLSNPDVVKKSQELDQVITAVQEKSLKNKSGK
- a CDS encoding AbrB/MazE/SpoVT family DNA-binding domain-containing protein, whose protein sequence is MSVVLNKFYDNKKGYFHLPVVWREEFQFQIGEKVGVDVEDGKIIIDKTKERRFTPIIGVKGRLTIPIEIRQELKSHTYQLVAIQETEQFILTPA
- a CDS encoding mechanosensitive ion channel family protein, with the translated sequence MFNLELLNKLPVKILIVALLIVITAYFIRKSVQLFFDKTSFLDENREETLMHFTDQVLKVLGLVFFFIYVLSHFFNLTRLVTGSVVVAGALALIFQHIIRDYIMGLAYLFERQINLGDYVIINGNKQGKIEEISVRHLKIRQYDGYLYTVSYGSIIELQNGNRGMRRVNESLILNYRQNPDEAFKVMEEVARTCNEKYSDYLLKDLDGNPVEAFKFNQITELNVDYKGHRYSLSGIVKEAYFVDASKRVRYELALAAYVNQLSMAENGEMELDKRTDSQASH
- a CDS encoding GNAT family N-acetyltransferase, whose product is MKNIYIKPLTIIDLQALFDIEMRNKEFFQQYAPDRDSDFYSLEGQQRRLNEIEERKEKDIGYSFGIFLHGTHELIGQIGLFKIERGPAQKGMVGYSLDKVHNGKGYMTEALPLIIDFAFTELKLHRIEAEVMPHNVGSIKILLKTGFHKEGISKKNVKINGRWEDHQVLAVINEEDIEN
- a CDS encoding GNAT family N-acetyltransferase translates to MNHNFKAIVGEGNPELDQRLSDELDKVNAAATAGISPARELSVQILDSQGQLAAGMSGWTWGVAAGIAMTWVREDVRKDGLGTKLLHDFEQVALERGCTHVFTTSFTFQAPGFYERHGYEELFRWQGLPTPEAADVHFRKDLVPLNKK
- a CDS encoding sulfotransferase domain-containing protein, coding for MNKKTISPFFFNSFPKSGTHLMFQILTGIHSITYDQNLHLYEGVSEQLKEHQDELVKLRNNEFLSGHIYYSPPWASLLQDLNMKQIFLYRDLRDVVVSYNYYIEKINAPLHQYFQSKQLSKKERMLSIIRGIPELGHQDIHDWFSEFKGWLSAPNVLSIKFEDLLRSEGSLDQSVQKIVQFITEEETENLDQTTIKSAKENISTQDSATFRKGTIGNWKEEFDEEIILAFKEKAGELLIELGYESDLKW